The following coding sequences are from one Acidobacteriota bacterium window:
- a CDS encoding DUF4442 domain-containing protein, translating into MAGAESIIMDKWQRARGSNFGRWLFSRGVGRFAPYTGTIGARIEELEPGRSLVTMRDRKAVRNHLNSVHAVALTNLVELAGSLSIIASLPPDTRMIPVRLEIDFVKKGRGLMTAEASCVIPTTNEKAELPAAVVIRDQVGEDVARGRVTVVIGPTD; encoded by the coding sequence ATGGCGGGAGCGGAAAGCATCATCATGGATAAGTGGCAGCGGGCCAGGGGCTCGAATTTCGGGCGTTGGCTCTTCAGTCGTGGTGTCGGCCGGTTCGCGCCCTACACGGGAACCATCGGAGCGCGGATCGAGGAGCTCGAACCCGGCCGATCTCTGGTCACCATGCGTGACCGGAAGGCGGTTCGAAATCACCTGAACTCGGTCCACGCCGTGGCTCTCACGAACCTGGTCGAGCTCGCTGGGAGCCTATCGATCATCGCATCACTCCCGCCCGACACGCGTATGATCCCGGTCCGGCTCGAGATCGATTTCGTCAAAAAGGGACGGGGCCTCATGACGGCAGAAGCCAGCTGTGTCATTCCGACCACGAACGAAAAAGCCGAGCTTCCCGCAGCGGTGGTGATCCGCGACCAGGTGGGCGAAGACGTGGCACGCGGACGGGTCACGGTGGTTATCGGGCCGACGGATTGA
- a CDS encoding nitronate monooxygenase, giving the protein MSLIDTALTKTLGIDYPIVGGAMYPCSNPELVAAVSEAGGIGVLQPLTLVHVHGLDFREGVRRIKSLTGKPIGMNVINEKSAAKYLERMSHWLDVALEEGIRFFVSSLGNPRWIVDRVAPAGGVVFHDVTERKWAVKAADAGVNGLIAVNNRAGGHTGSRSAEDLLEEVAEFDLPVVCAGGVGDAESFRHALELGYVGVQMGTRLIATKECSSPAEYKEAIVSADAADIVATTRITGVPVSVIRTPYVEQMGTDAGPIARRLLAHPRTKHWMRGIFMFRFGKRLRDNMHHGMSHRDYYLAGKSVAGVLEVETVATIVERFVGAAKD; this is encoded by the coding sequence TTGAGCCTCATCGACACCGCCCTCACCAAAACCCTCGGGATCGATTATCCGATCGTCGGCGGCGCGATGTATCCGTGTTCGAACCCGGAACTCGTGGCCGCGGTCTCCGAAGCCGGCGGCATCGGCGTCCTTCAGCCATTGACCCTGGTGCACGTCCACGGTCTCGATTTCCGCGAGGGCGTCCGCCGCATCAAGAGCCTGACCGGAAAACCGATCGGGATGAATGTCATCAACGAGAAGAGCGCTGCGAAGTACCTCGAACGCATGAGTCACTGGCTCGACGTCGCTCTCGAGGAAGGGATTCGCTTCTTCGTCTCGTCTCTCGGCAACCCTCGCTGGATCGTCGATCGGGTGGCGCCAGCAGGAGGCGTCGTCTTTCACGACGTGACCGAGCGGAAGTGGGCCGTAAAGGCCGCCGACGCCGGGGTGAACGGGCTGATAGCCGTCAACAACCGGGCCGGGGGGCACACCGGCTCCCGATCAGCTGAAGATCTGCTCGAGGAGGTCGCAGAGTTCGACCTTCCGGTCGTCTGCGCGGGCGGTGTCGGCGATGCAGAGTCGTTCCGCCACGCCCTCGAGCTCGGTTACGTCGGCGTGCAAATGGGCACCCGCCTGATCGCGACCAAGGAGTGCTCCTCGCCCGCAGAGTACAAAGAGGCCATCGTTTCCGCCGACGCGGCAGACATTGTCGCGACTACTCGAATCACGGGCGTGCCGGTGTCGGTCATCCGAACGCCGTACGTTGAACAGATGGGTACCGACGCGGGTCCGATCGCACGGCGGCTTCTCGCCCACCCCCGCACCAAGCACTGGATGCGCGGGATCTTCATGTTCCGATTCGGCAAACGACTCAGGGATAACATGCACCACGGGATGTCCCACCGCGACTACTACCTCGCCGGCAAGAGCGTTGCTGGTGTCCTCGAGGTCGAGACTGTCGCCACGATAGTGGAGAGATTTGTAGGAGCGGCGAAGGATTGA